A DNA window from Hordeum vulgare subsp. vulgare chromosome 1H, MorexV3_pseudomolecules_assembly, whole genome shotgun sequence contains the following coding sequences:
- the LOC123412862 gene encoding NAC domain-containing protein 35-like codes for MSRDIDEGSVSAATAGGGGGEVGGEPAAGVGDEAAVDSHENDLVMPGFRFHPTEEELIEFYLRRKVEGRRFNVELITFLDLYRFDPWELPAMAVIGEKEWFFYVPRDRKYRNGDRPNRVTASGYWKATGADRMIRGENSRPIGLKKTLVFYSGKAPKGVRSSWIMNEYRLPPPTTDADLFYKSEISLCRVYKRSGIDDGHGRPSSSNVQAASARPGTSRIIIPPAGQQVSSPSATPLSPTQQPSFHGLVGQGECSSAPLPAIMDQGTQHNNAPQLHQPPPPPPPRPSAYASAMSSTMSVAPAERACTYSLMALADAPMMGSSSTAGDELSRLVGHSQAYPNHPAVGSHFLPSPSSSQIPPLGEMPVSPADKLWDWIHPDTTGSRDYGSSSFK; via the exons ATGAGCAGAGACATCGACGAAGGAAGCGTTTCGGCGGCgacagcaggaggaggaggaggggaagtggGTGGCGAGCCGGCGGCCGGCGTCGGCGACGAGGCAGCCGTCGACTCGCACGAGAACGACCTGGTGATGCCGGGGTTCCGGTTCCACCCGACGGAGGAGGAGCTCATCGAGTTCTACCTCCGGCGCAAGGTGGAGGGCCGGCGCTTCAACGTCGAGCTCATCACCTTCCTCGACCTCTACCGCTTTGACCCATGGGAGCTCCCCG CAATGGCGGTGATTGGGGAGAAGGAGTGGTTCTTCTACGTGCCCCGGGACCGCAAGTACCGGAACGGCGACCGGCCGAACCGGGTGACGGCGTCGGGGTACTGGAAGGCGACGGGGGCAGACAGGATGATCCGCGGCGAAAACAGCCGGCCCATCGGCCTCAAGAAGACGCTCGTCTTCTACTCCGGCAAGGCCCCCAAGGGCGTCCGCAGCAGCTGGATCATGAACGAGTATCGCCTCCCGCCGCCCACCACCGACGCCGATCTCTTCTACAAG TCCGAGATCTCGCTCTGTCGCGTGTACAAGCGCTCAGGCATCGACGACGGCCACGGGCGGCCCTCCTCCAGCAACGTCCAAGCGGCCTCGGCGAGACCGGGCACCTCACGCATTATTATTCCGCCGGCTGGCCAGCAGGTGTCATCACCGTCGGCCACGCCGCTGTCACCGACACAGCAGCCCAGCTTCCACGGCCTAGTCGGCCAGGGGGAGTGCTCGTCGGCGCCGCTACCAGCCATCATGGACCAGGGCACCCAACACAATAATGCCCCGCAGCTGcaccagccgccgccacctcctcccccgagGCCGAGCGCCTATGCGTCGGCGATGAGCTCAACAATGTCGGTTGCGCCGGCCGAGAGGGCCTGCACGTACTCGCTTATGGCCCTGGCAGACGCGCCCATGATGGGCAGCAGTTCCACGGCGGGGGACGAGCTGAGCCGGCTGGTGGGCCACAGCCAGGCCTACCCTAACCACCCGGCCGTCGGCAGCCACTTCCTCCCCTCACCATCATCGTCACAAATTCCGCCCCTCGGAGAGATGCCGGTGTCGCCGGCTGACAAGCTTTGGGATTGGATCCACCCTGACACCACAGGAAGCAGGGACTACGGCAGTTCTAGTTTTAAATGA